The Carassius gibelio isolate Cgi1373 ecotype wild population from Czech Republic chromosome B12, carGib1.2-hapl.c, whole genome shotgun sequence genome has a segment encoding these proteins:
- the a1cf gene encoding APOBEC1 complementation factor isoform X2, translated as METNQKCGDGLTGMQKETALRDLIQRTGYQIHQENGQRRYGGPPPGWEGPPPERGSEIFVGKLPRDLFEDELVPLCEKFGKIYEVRMMMDFNGNNRGYAFVTFSTKQEAKNAMKQLNNYEIRNGRLLGVCASVDNCRLFVGGIPKTKKREEILVEMKKVTDGVMDVIVYPSAADKTKNRGFAFVEYESHRAAAMARRKLLPGRIQLWGHPIAVDWAEPEVEVDEDTMATVKILYVRNLMLPTTEETIEKEFNSIKPGAVERVKKIRDYAFVHFSQREDAINAMNALNGKVIDGSPIEVTLAKPVDKDSYVRYTRGTGGRGGTVLQENYAYTVGQMYDPSAAYLGAPIFYAPHAYAAIPNQFRFPSTKGHISTRGLVHSPSVRGAAGVRGLGGRGYLAYAGMGRGCATYQLKTDKRPDDKLYDLLPGMELTPMNPVTLKPQGIKHAPQILEDICQKNNWGQPVYQLHSAIGPDQRQLFLYKVTIPALATQYPNIHPFTPAKLCASMDEAKLHAAEHTLQILGVQTEGADASAAAAVAAAFPGYAIASTTATQLKQAVSLGQDLTAYATYEGYPAFAVATRGDAYGVF; from the exons ATGGAAACCAATCAAAAATGCGGGGATGGACTGACTGGCATGCAGAAAGAGACTGCGCTGCGTGATCTGATCCAGCGCACAGGATATCAAATACACCAG GAAAATGGCCAGAGGAGGTATGGTGGTCCACCTCCTGGCTGGGAAGGCCCACCTCCAGAGAGAGGTAGTGAGATTTTTGTGGGAAAGCTTCCTCGAGACCTCTTTGAGGATGAACTGGTGCCGCTCTGCGAAAAA tttggcaaaatttatGAGGTACGGATGATGATGGACTTCAATGGCAACAATAGAGGCTATGCATTTGTTACCTTCTCCACAAAACAAGAGGCTAAGAATGCCATGAAACAGCTCAACAACTATGAAATCCG GAATGGAAGACTTCTTGGTGTGTGTGCAAGTGTAGACAACTGTCGTCTGTTTGTGGGCGGTATTCCAAAGACCAAAAAGAGAGAAGAGATCCTGGTGGAGATGAAGAAGGTGACGGATGGTGTCATGGATGTCATAGTTTATCCAAGTGCTGCTGACAAGACCAAGAACCGAGGGTTTGCTTTTGTCGAGTATGAGAGCCATAGAGCTGCTGCCATGGCCAGGAGAAAACTTCTGCCAG GGAGAATTCAGCTGTGGGGTCATCCTATTGCAGTAGACTGGGCTGAACCTGAAGTAGAGGTGGACGAGGACACCATGGCCACAGTGAAGATCCTCTATGTTCGCAATCTGATGTTGCCCACCACAGAGGAGACCATAGAGAAAGAGTTTAACAGCATCAAACCTG GTGCTGTCGAAAGGGTGAAGAAAATCCGAGATTATGCTTTTGTTCATTTCTCTCAAAGAGAGGATGCCATCAATGCCATGAACGCACTGAATGGAAAA GTCATTGATGGCTCTCCCATTGAGGTCACACTAGCCAAGCCTGTGGATAAGGACAGTTATGTTCGGTACACCCGAGGCACAGGGGGTCGTGGCGGGACTGTGCTCCAAGAAAACTATGCTTACACCGTAGGCCAGATGTACGACCCTTCAGCAGCCTACCTAGGAGCACCAATATTCTACGCCCCCCACGCTTACGCAGCCATCCCTAATCAGTTCCGCTTCCCCAGTACCAAAGGGCACATAAGTACCAGGGGACTGGTGCACTCTCCCTCTGTGAGAG GGGCAGCGGGCGTACGTGGTTTGGGCGGGCGAGGATATCTCGCCTATGCAGGCATGGGTCGTGGCTGTGCCACGTACCAACTCAAGACAGACAAACGCCCCGATGACAAACTCTATGACCTTCTTCCTGGCATGGAGCTCACGCCCATGAACCCAGTCACTCTGAAGCCCCAAGGCATCAAACACGCCCCACAG ATCTTGGAGGATATTTGCCAAAAGAATAACTGGGGACAACCGGTTTACCAGCTTCACTCTGCTATAGGACCAGATCAGAGGCAACTGTTCCTTTACAAAGTCACCATCCCTGCTCTGGCTACTCAATATCCAAATAT ACATCCGTTTACCCCCGCCAAGCTCTGTGCATCAATGGATGAGGCGAAGCTCCACGCGGCCGAACACACGCTGCAGATCCTCGGTGTTCAGACAGAGGGCGCTGACGCTTCCGCTGCTGCGGCCGTCGCTGCTGCATTCCCAG GTTATGCAATTGCCAGCACCACTGCTACCCAGCTGAAACAGGCTGTTTCTCTGGGTCAGGACCTCACTGCCTATGCAACCTACGAGGGTTATCCTGCCTTTGCTGTGGCAACCCGTGGGGATGCATATGGAGTCTTTTAA
- the a1cf gene encoding APOBEC1 complementation factor isoform X3, which produces METNQKCGDGLTGMQKETALRDLIQRTGYQIHQENGQRRYGGPPPGWEGPPPERGSEIFVGKLPRDLFEDELVPLCEKFGKIYEVRMMMDFNGNNRGYAFVTFSTKQEAKNAMKQLNNYEIRNGRLLGVCASVDNCRLFVGGIPKTKKREEILVEMKKVTDGVMDVIVYPSAADKTKNRGFAFVEYESHRAAAMARRKLLPGRIQLWGHPIAVDWAEPEVEVDEDTMATVKILYVRNLMLPTTEETIEKEFNSIKPGAVERVKKIRDYAFVHFSQREDAINAMNALNGKVIDGSPIEVTLAKPVDKDSYVRYTRGTGGRGGTVLQENYAYTVGQMYDPSAAYLGAPIFYAPHAYAAIPNQFRFPSTKGHISTRGLVHSPSVREIYMNVPVGAAGVRGLGGRGYLAYAGMGRGCATYQLKTDKRPDDKLYDLLPGMELTPMNPVTLKPQGIKHAPQILEDICQKNNWGQPVYQLHSAIGPDQRQLFLYKVTIPALATQYPNIHPFTPAKLCASMDEAKLHAAEHTLQILGVQTEGADASAAAAVAAAFPGM; this is translated from the exons ATGGAAACCAATCAAAAATGCGGGGATGGACTGACTGGCATGCAGAAAGAGACTGCGCTGCGTGATCTGATCCAGCGCACAGGATATCAAATACACCAG GAAAATGGCCAGAGGAGGTATGGTGGTCCACCTCCTGGCTGGGAAGGCCCACCTCCAGAGAGAGGTAGTGAGATTTTTGTGGGAAAGCTTCCTCGAGACCTCTTTGAGGATGAACTGGTGCCGCTCTGCGAAAAA tttggcaaaatttatGAGGTACGGATGATGATGGACTTCAATGGCAACAATAGAGGCTATGCATTTGTTACCTTCTCCACAAAACAAGAGGCTAAGAATGCCATGAAACAGCTCAACAACTATGAAATCCG GAATGGAAGACTTCTTGGTGTGTGTGCAAGTGTAGACAACTGTCGTCTGTTTGTGGGCGGTATTCCAAAGACCAAAAAGAGAGAAGAGATCCTGGTGGAGATGAAGAAGGTGACGGATGGTGTCATGGATGTCATAGTTTATCCAAGTGCTGCTGACAAGACCAAGAACCGAGGGTTTGCTTTTGTCGAGTATGAGAGCCATAGAGCTGCTGCCATGGCCAGGAGAAAACTTCTGCCAG GGAGAATTCAGCTGTGGGGTCATCCTATTGCAGTAGACTGGGCTGAACCTGAAGTAGAGGTGGACGAGGACACCATGGCCACAGTGAAGATCCTCTATGTTCGCAATCTGATGTTGCCCACCACAGAGGAGACCATAGAGAAAGAGTTTAACAGCATCAAACCTG GTGCTGTCGAAAGGGTGAAGAAAATCCGAGATTATGCTTTTGTTCATTTCTCTCAAAGAGAGGATGCCATCAATGCCATGAACGCACTGAATGGAAAA GTCATTGATGGCTCTCCCATTGAGGTCACACTAGCCAAGCCTGTGGATAAGGACAGTTATGTTCGGTACACCCGAGGCACAGGGGGTCGTGGCGGGACTGTGCTCCAAGAAAACTATGCTTACACCGTAGGCCAGATGTACGACCCTTCAGCAGCCTACCTAGGAGCACCAATATTCTACGCCCCCCACGCTTACGCAGCCATCCCTAATCAGTTCCGCTTCCCCAGTACCAAAGGGCACATAAGTACCAGGGGACTGGTGCACTCTCCCTCTGTGAGAG AAATTTACATGAATGTACCTGTAGGGGCAGCGGGCGTACGTGGTTTGGGCGGGCGAGGATATCTCGCCTATGCAGGCATGGGTCGTGGCTGTGCCACGTACCAACTCAAGACAGACAAACGCCCCGATGACAAACTCTATGACCTTCTTCCTGGCATGGAGCTCACGCCCATGAACCCAGTCACTCTGAAGCCCCAAGGCATCAAACACGCCCCACAG ATCTTGGAGGATATTTGCCAAAAGAATAACTGGGGACAACCGGTTTACCAGCTTCACTCTGCTATAGGACCAGATCAGAGGCAACTGTTCCTTTACAAAGTCACCATCCCTGCTCTGGCTACTCAATATCCAAATAT ACATCCGTTTACCCCCGCCAAGCTCTGTGCATCAATGGATGAGGCGAAGCTCCACGCGGCCGAACACACGCTGCAGATCCTCGGTGTTCAGACAGAGGGCGCTGACGCTTCCGCTGCTGCGGCCGTCGCTGCTGCATTCCCAGGTATGTGA
- the a1cf gene encoding APOBEC1 complementation factor isoform X1 produces the protein METNQKCGDGLTGMQKETALRDLIQRTGYQIHQENGQRRYGGPPPGWEGPPPERGSEIFVGKLPRDLFEDELVPLCEKFGKIYEVRMMMDFNGNNRGYAFVTFSTKQEAKNAMKQLNNYEIRNGRLLGVCASVDNCRLFVGGIPKTKKREEILVEMKKVTDGVMDVIVYPSAADKTKNRGFAFVEYESHRAAAMARRKLLPGRIQLWGHPIAVDWAEPEVEVDEDTMATVKILYVRNLMLPTTEETIEKEFNSIKPGAVERVKKIRDYAFVHFSQREDAINAMNALNGKVIDGSPIEVTLAKPVDKDSYVRYTRGTGGRGGTVLQENYAYTVGQMYDPSAAYLGAPIFYAPHAYAAIPNQFRFPSTKGHISTRGLVHSPSVREIYMNVPVGAAGVRGLGGRGYLAYAGMGRGCATYQLKTDKRPDDKLYDLLPGMELTPMNPVTLKPQGIKHAPQILEDICQKNNWGQPVYQLHSAIGPDQRQLFLYKVTIPALATQYPNIHPFTPAKLCASMDEAKLHAAEHTLQILGVQTEGADASAAAAVAAAFPGYAIASTTATQLKQAVSLGQDLTAYATYEGYPAFAVATRGDAYGVF, from the exons ATGGAAACCAATCAAAAATGCGGGGATGGACTGACTGGCATGCAGAAAGAGACTGCGCTGCGTGATCTGATCCAGCGCACAGGATATCAAATACACCAG GAAAATGGCCAGAGGAGGTATGGTGGTCCACCTCCTGGCTGGGAAGGCCCACCTCCAGAGAGAGGTAGTGAGATTTTTGTGGGAAAGCTTCCTCGAGACCTCTTTGAGGATGAACTGGTGCCGCTCTGCGAAAAA tttggcaaaatttatGAGGTACGGATGATGATGGACTTCAATGGCAACAATAGAGGCTATGCATTTGTTACCTTCTCCACAAAACAAGAGGCTAAGAATGCCATGAAACAGCTCAACAACTATGAAATCCG GAATGGAAGACTTCTTGGTGTGTGTGCAAGTGTAGACAACTGTCGTCTGTTTGTGGGCGGTATTCCAAAGACCAAAAAGAGAGAAGAGATCCTGGTGGAGATGAAGAAGGTGACGGATGGTGTCATGGATGTCATAGTTTATCCAAGTGCTGCTGACAAGACCAAGAACCGAGGGTTTGCTTTTGTCGAGTATGAGAGCCATAGAGCTGCTGCCATGGCCAGGAGAAAACTTCTGCCAG GGAGAATTCAGCTGTGGGGTCATCCTATTGCAGTAGACTGGGCTGAACCTGAAGTAGAGGTGGACGAGGACACCATGGCCACAGTGAAGATCCTCTATGTTCGCAATCTGATGTTGCCCACCACAGAGGAGACCATAGAGAAAGAGTTTAACAGCATCAAACCTG GTGCTGTCGAAAGGGTGAAGAAAATCCGAGATTATGCTTTTGTTCATTTCTCTCAAAGAGAGGATGCCATCAATGCCATGAACGCACTGAATGGAAAA GTCATTGATGGCTCTCCCATTGAGGTCACACTAGCCAAGCCTGTGGATAAGGACAGTTATGTTCGGTACACCCGAGGCACAGGGGGTCGTGGCGGGACTGTGCTCCAAGAAAACTATGCTTACACCGTAGGCCAGATGTACGACCCTTCAGCAGCCTACCTAGGAGCACCAATATTCTACGCCCCCCACGCTTACGCAGCCATCCCTAATCAGTTCCGCTTCCCCAGTACCAAAGGGCACATAAGTACCAGGGGACTGGTGCACTCTCCCTCTGTGAGAG AAATTTACATGAATGTACCTGTAGGGGCAGCGGGCGTACGTGGTTTGGGCGGGCGAGGATATCTCGCCTATGCAGGCATGGGTCGTGGCTGTGCCACGTACCAACTCAAGACAGACAAACGCCCCGATGACAAACTCTATGACCTTCTTCCTGGCATGGAGCTCACGCCCATGAACCCAGTCACTCTGAAGCCCCAAGGCATCAAACACGCCCCACAG ATCTTGGAGGATATTTGCCAAAAGAATAACTGGGGACAACCGGTTTACCAGCTTCACTCTGCTATAGGACCAGATCAGAGGCAACTGTTCCTTTACAAAGTCACCATCCCTGCTCTGGCTACTCAATATCCAAATAT ACATCCGTTTACCCCCGCCAAGCTCTGTGCATCAATGGATGAGGCGAAGCTCCACGCGGCCGAACACACGCTGCAGATCCTCGGTGTTCAGACAGAGGGCGCTGACGCTTCCGCTGCTGCGGCCGTCGCTGCTGCATTCCCAG GTTATGCAATTGCCAGCACCACTGCTACCCAGCTGAAACAGGCTGTTTCTCTGGGTCAGGACCTCACTGCCTATGCAACCTACGAGGGTTATCCTGCCTTTGCTGTGGCAACCCGTGGGGATGCATATGGAGTCTTTTAA